From Paenibacillus sp. GP183, one genomic window encodes:
- a CDS encoding NADPH-dependent FMN reductase: protein MKIVGLSGSKVGSKTRTAMDYTLKSFAEKYPNAEIKLIDLAEYDVQFSDGRSYLEYEGDTLFVTKEIMEADALIIGTPVFQASIPATLKNIFDLLPVGAFRDKIVSMLVTAGTPKHYLMVEQQLKPILAYMKAQIVQTYVFIEEKDFHRKEIVNDDVLFRIERLVEDTYVLTETYTKIREEQEAKYEF from the coding sequence ATGAAAATCGTAGGATTATCGGGTTCGAAAGTAGGGTCAAAAACACGAACTGCAATGGATTACACTTTAAAATCATTTGCTGAAAAATATCCGAATGCCGAAATAAAGCTTATTGATTTGGCTGAATATGATGTTCAATTTAGCGATGGGCGCAGTTACTTGGAATATGAAGGTGATACTTTATTTGTTACAAAAGAAATCATGGAAGCAGATGCTTTAATTATTGGGACACCTGTATTTCAAGCTTCAATTCCAGCGACGTTAAAGAACATATTTGACTTGCTCCCGGTTGGCGCTTTTCGCGATAAAATCGTGAGTATGCTTGTAACAGCCGGTACGCCCAAGCATTACCTCATGGTTGAACAACAGCTAAAACCGATATTAGCATATATGAAAGCACAAATTGTGCAAACCTACGTATTCATCGAGGAAAAAGACTTCCATCGCAAGGAAATCGTCAACGATGACGTGCTCTTCCGTATTGAACGTCTGGTTGAGGATACATATGTATTAACCGAAACGTATACAAAAATCCGTGAAGAACAAGAAGCTAAATATGAATTTTAA
- a CDS encoding sodium:proton antiporter, with product MHSATLLLAQHYLMALFIIFFIGTLGGKLADKLGIPDVAIFILLGIVLGPSMLSVINIHIESTMNQMILVFGACFIIFHGGVITSFEILQKVWRTITLLSTLGVVLTAFIVAFAATWIFHIPFLVALLLGSILASTDPAALVPIFQKFPIRRKVAQTVITEAAFTDATGAIMTTVVFGLLFTSQTTGMFSIGFQFIQLALGGIVVGVIVGFIATFLISENDRGLLREFTPMVVVLAVLGAYLLAEQIHASGFMSVFVAGLVLGNAKSLRLTILPKEEHAVHQFIDAVSLKLRMLVFILLGSQVDFSVLKQYGLAGLAVIAIFIFVARPITVLASLLPDSKAKWTRQEVLFLFWTRETGIIAAALAGIVASSDLVEGKLVSSVVFLAILATLLLQASTTPLVARKLKLMESVSILEENPPLKAP from the coding sequence ATGCATTCGGCAACATTATTATTAGCACAGCATTATTTAATGGCTTTATTTATCATTTTTTTCATTGGTACCCTTGGCGGTAAACTAGCTGATAAACTAGGAATTCCGGATGTAGCCATATTTATTTTATTAGGCATCGTTCTTGGACCTTCCATGTTATCTGTCATTAATATCCATATAGAATCAACAATGAATCAAATGATATTAGTGTTTGGAGCTTGCTTTATTATTTTCCACGGCGGGGTTATTACTAGCTTTGAGATATTGCAAAAGGTATGGCGTACCATCACATTGCTATCTACGCTTGGTGTTGTCCTCACAGCGTTTATCGTGGCGTTTGCAGCGACATGGATATTTCATATTCCTTTCTTGGTTGCACTTCTTCTTGGTTCTATCCTGGCTTCTACAGATCCGGCTGCACTTGTTCCGATCTTTCAAAAATTTCCGATTCGCCGAAAGGTTGCTCAAACGGTTATTACTGAAGCCGCATTTACAGATGCTACCGGGGCAATTATGACAACGGTGGTGTTTGGGTTGTTGTTTACGAGTCAAACAACTGGAATGTTCTCCATCGGATTCCAATTTATTCAGCTTGCCTTAGGTGGGATTGTTGTAGGAGTAATTGTAGGCTTTATAGCTACATTTCTCATTTCTGAAAACGATCGCGGGCTACTCCGTGAATTTACACCTATGGTTGTGGTATTAGCTGTTTTAGGTGCATATTTACTGGCAGAGCAGATTCATGCGAGTGGATTTATGAGTGTGTTTGTTGCAGGATTAGTGCTAGGAAATGCGAAGTCCTTGCGATTGACTATTTTGCCTAAAGAAGAACATGCGGTCCATCAATTCATTGATGCAGTAAGTTTAAAGCTTCGTATGCTCGTATTCATTTTATTGGGCAGTCAAGTTGATTTTTCTGTGTTGAAACAATATGGATTAGCAGGGTTGGCCGTCATTGCCATCTTTATCTTTGTTGCTAGACCGATTACGGTACTTGCTAGTCTCTTACCGGATTCCAAAGCCAAATGGACACGACAGGAAGTCCTTTTCTTGTTCTGGACACGGGAAACAGGTATAATCGCAGCTGCACTTGCAGGAATTGTTGCAAGCTCCGATCTGGTTGAGGGGAAATTAGTGTCATCTGTTGTCTTTCTTGCTATTTTAGCCACCTTGCTTTTACAAGCCAGCACAACTCCGTTAGTGGCTAGAAAACTCAAACTGATGGAAAGTGTATCGATACTAGAGGAGAATCCTCCTTTAAAAGCACCTTGA
- a CDS encoding APC family permease produces MHMLSSWTYPIFYVLAIIAILFSLINFEYLKRILIGRPMRTKELNAKHNKLLWFIALPILSADLYSSVAYGPEAGVTELIGLGAEVKWLILPITAATVILLGILITSYIMGILAYPNGGGGYTIAKENFKKPWMSLIAASALLIDYVLTVAVSVSAGIQAIVSAFPEVAAYQISLSVLCVVFILMVNLRGVSESADIFAWPNFLFIVCMLALIITGFFDEFQHGFVQSTTPPFGTLPANLTLLVVLKAFSSACSALTGIETISNAVPIFRNPPLKGAIKAYITMGLLTGVTLLGFAYHLYVKGIPVDPNHTMLSQLASIYFGQGIFYQMITWSTFIILIIAANSIFTGFPQLMALVAADRFLPRSLIIRGDRLGYSNGMIVLAALSILLIVAFHARTNALIPLFAIGVFAAFTVAQAGLTRRWLKVRGSYWQVKALINAVGAIISALVCVVFAVTKFKDGAWVVLVALPLIVFAAIAVRKHYDQVAEELRIDVKTMHPQKHRVLSIVLVAGIHQVVLNSISFAKSINDEVMALHIGYDDESIEKMKMKWEEWGSPCPLITLKSEYRSLLQPLSRFMKMVEVAEGGKPDHIHLIIAQFIPKRWWQYALHNQTSLLIRTLFLKNKDVVITTVPYHLHR; encoded by the coding sequence ATGCATATGTTATCGTCATGGACTTATCCTATATTTTATGTCTTGGCGATCATAGCGATTTTATTTTCACTTATAAATTTTGAGTATTTAAAGCGGATTCTAATTGGTCGACCCATGCGAACGAAAGAGCTGAATGCCAAACACAATAAGCTTCTCTGGTTCATTGCATTGCCGATTTTATCAGCTGATCTTTATTCATCCGTGGCCTACGGGCCTGAAGCAGGAGTTACAGAACTTATTGGTTTGGGGGCCGAAGTAAAATGGCTCATTTTGCCGATTACTGCAGCCACTGTTATTTTGCTTGGAATTTTAATTACATCGTATATTATGGGGATTTTAGCTTATCCAAATGGCGGTGGTGGATACACCATTGCAAAGGAAAATTTTAAAAAGCCTTGGATGTCTTTGATTGCTGCCAGTGCATTGCTTATTGATTACGTGTTGACCGTTGCCGTATCCGTTTCCGCAGGTATTCAGGCAATAGTATCCGCTTTTCCTGAAGTGGCAGCTTATCAAATTTCATTGTCCGTCTTATGTGTGGTATTTATTCTTATGGTAAACTTACGCGGCGTGTCTGAATCGGCTGATATTTTCGCTTGGCCTAACTTTCTCTTTATCGTTTGTATGCTTGCCCTGATCATAACCGGCTTTTTTGATGAATTCCAACACGGATTTGTTCAAAGCACGACACCGCCATTCGGTACTCTTCCTGCTAACTTAACATTGCTGGTAGTTTTAAAAGCATTTAGTTCAGCATGCTCCGCCTTAACTGGAATAGAAACGATTTCAAACGCGGTTCCCATTTTTCGAAATCCGCCGTTAAAAGGTGCAATTAAAGCTTATATCACGATGGGGTTACTGACGGGTGTGACCTTGTTAGGATTTGCCTATCACCTGTATGTAAAGGGAATACCGGTTGACCCCAATCATACGATGTTGTCACAATTGGCAAGCATTTATTTTGGACAGGGCATCTTCTATCAAATGATCACTTGGTCCACATTCATCATCTTGATTATTGCCGCGAATTCTATTTTTACAGGATTTCCGCAGCTGATGGCGTTGGTTGCTGCAGATCGTTTTTTACCTCGTTCATTGATTATTCGGGGGGACCGGCTTGGTTATTCGAATGGAATGATTGTTTTAGCGGCATTATCCATACTACTAATCGTAGCGTTCCATGCCCGAACAAATGCCTTAATCCCTTTATTTGCAATCGGTGTCTTTGCGGCGTTTACTGTGGCTCAGGCTGGGTTAACCCGTCGTTGGCTTAAAGTAAGAGGATCCTATTGGCAAGTCAAAGCATTGATTAATGCCGTAGGAGCCATTATATCTGCTTTGGTTTGCGTCGTATTTGCTGTGACCAAGTTTAAAGATGGGGCTTGGGTTGTCCTCGTGGCACTTCCTCTAATCGTGTTTGCTGCAATTGCCGTTCGAAAACATTATGATCAGGTTGCAGAAGAATTACGAATCGACGTGAAGACCATGCATCCCCAAAAACATCGTGTACTCTCCATTGTTCTTGTAGCAGGAATTCATCAAGTGGTTTTAAACAGCATTTCATTTGCAAAAAGCATTAATGATGAAGTAATGGCACTGCATATCGGTTATGATGACGAATCCATAGAGAAAATGAAAATGAAGTGGGAAGAGTGGGGTTCCCCATGCCCGCTGATCACTCTGAAAAGTGAGTATCGTTCTTTATTGCAGCCGTTATCCCGTTTTATGAAAATGGTTGAGGTAGCAGAAGGCGGAAAACCGGATCATATCCACCTTATTATTGCCCAATTCATTCCAAAGAGATGGTGGCAATATGCGCTCCACAATCAAACTTCTTTGTTAATCAGGACTTTGTTTTTAAAGAACAAAGACGTTGTAATTACCACCGTTCCTTATCACCTGCATAGGTAA